Within the Pseudomonas mendocina genome, the region TAGCTCGGTCAGGTGCGAGACCAGGGGCATTTCCTGGTCGGCGTCCGGCAGTTTGCTCATGGCTGGGGATTCTTGTCCTGGGCGGCGGGCTGCGTGGTTTCGGCGCTCTTGCTCGCCTCGCTACCCGGTTTGAGGTTGGCGGTGTCGAGGATGTCCTGCTTCATCGCCTTCATTTCCCGCTCCAGCTCGAGAATCCGCTCGTTGTGCAACTGGCGGCGGATCTCGTCGGCGCCGATTTCGCGCTCCACCTCGGCCTTGATCGAGTTGAAGCTGCGCTTGATCCGGCCGACCCACAGGCCGGCCGTGCGTACGGCACCGGGCAGGCGCTCGGGACCGAGCACCACCAGGGCCACCAGACCGACCAGCAGCAGTTCGCTGAAACCGATGTCGAACATGGCTTAGTCTTTCTTCGCCGGCTCTTCGACCTTGCGTGCCTGGGCGTCGATGGTCTGCCCCTTGGGCTCCTCAACGGCCGGTTTTTCGGCTTCGCCGTTGTCCATCGATTTGCGGAAGCCCTTGATCGCGTCACCCAGGTCCGAGCCCAGATTCTTCAGGCGCTTGGTGCCGAAAAGCATGACCACGATGAGCAGGATGATCAGGAGTTGCCAGATGCTGATGCCGCCGAAACCCATGATGAGTTCTCCGTTGTGAAAGTTATTCGGATTGCGGTCGCGCGGCTTTTTCCGCGTGGCCGGAGAGACCGAAACGGCGATCCAGTTCATCCAGCACGGCCTGAGGATGCTGGCCAAGGGCGGCGAGCATGACCAGGCTGTGGAACCACAGATCGGCGGTTTCGTAGATCAGGTCCTTGCAGTCACCGCTGGTGGCGGCGTCCTTGGCGGCGAGGATGGTTTCCACCGATTCCTCACCGACCTTTTCCAGAATCTTGTTCAGGCCCTTGTGATACAGGCTGGCGACGTAGGAGCTGTCGGGTGCCGCACCCTTGCGCGCTTCCAGTACTTCGGCCAGTCGGCTCAGGGTGTCACTCATGGCTATGTCCTGCATAGATGGCGTGCGGATCTTTCAGCACGGCGTCGACGGTTTTCCAGCTGCCATTCTCGTATACGCGGTAGAAGCAGCTCTCACGTCCGGTATGGCAGGCGATGCCGCCCAGTTGCTCGACCATCAGCACGATGACGTCGGCGTCGCAGTCGAGGCGCAGCTCGTGCAGCTTCTGGACATGGCCGGATTCCTCGCCCTTGCGCCACAGTTTGCCGCGCGATCGCGACCAGTAGATGGCGCGCTGTTCGCTGACGGTGAGGGCGAGGGATTCACGGTTCATCCAAGCCATCATCAGGATGCGGCCGGTCTGGTGGTCCTGGGCGATGGCCGGCACCAGGCCGTCTTCGTTCCAGTGGATTTCGTCGAGCCAATCGTTCATCGGTGTTCCAAGTCTGCCGGGGCTGCCGGACTGTCAATTCGCCAAGTGTGCCAGTGCCGTGGCTAGCTGGCTATCGGCGCAGCACCAGATAGAGTCCGCCACCGACCATCAGCCAGGCGGGCCAGGCGGCCAGCAGCGGTGCCAGGCCTTGAAGGGTGCCGGCGCCGATCAGTGCAGCGCCGAGCAGGCGCAGCGGCCATTGGTCGCGGTTGGGGCGCTGTTCTTCCCGTTGCTGCGATCTCTGCAGGCGTTCCAGGGTATCGCGGGCGATCTGCGACAGGTGCGGCACTTGCTCGGCCTGTTGCTGCAGGTTGCGTAGCAGGTGCAGCGGGCTGATGCGCTCGCGCATCCACCGTTCGAGGTAGGGCTGGGCAGTGCTCCACAGGTCCAGATCCGGATACAGCTGGCGGCCCAGGCCTTCGATATTGAGCAGGGTCTTCTGCAGCAGTACCAGCTGCGGCTGCACTTCCATGTTGAAGCGACGCGCGGTCTGGAACAGGCGCAGCAGCAACTGGCCGAAAGAGATGTCCTTCAGCGGCTTTTCGAAAATAGGCTCGCACACGGTGCGGATGGCCGCCTCGAATTCGTTGACCTTGGTTTCTGCCGGTACCCAACCCGAGTCGATGTGCAACTGCGCGACCTTGCGGTAGTCACGCTTGAAGAAGGCCAGCAGGTTGCGCGCCAGGTAGTTCTGATCCTCGTCGGTGAGGCTGCCGACGATGCCGCAGTCGATGGCGATGTACTGCGGGCTCCAGGGTGTGCGGGTGCTGACGAAGATGTTGCCGGGGTGCATGTCGGCGTGGAAGAAGCTGTCGCGGAACACCTGAGTGAAGAAGATTTCCACGCCACGCTCGGCCAGTAGCTTCATGTCGGTGCGCTGGTCGGCCAGGGTGGCCAGGTCGGTCACCGGAATGCCATAGATGCGCTCCATCACCAACACCTGAGGGCGGCACAGGTCCCAGTACACCTGCGGCACGTAGAGCAGTGGCGATCCTTCGAAGTTGCGCCGCAGCTGGCTGGCGTTGGCCGCCTCGCGCAGTAGGTCGAGTTCGTCGTAGATGGTCTTCTCGTAGTCGCCGACCACTTCTACGGGATGCAGGCGGCGAGCGTCGGCCGAGGCCTTCTCAGCGATGCGGGCGATCAGGAACAGCCAGGCCAGGTCCTGGCGGATCACCGGCTTGAGGCCAGGGCGTACGACCTTGACCACCACTTCCTCGCCGGTCTTGAGCTGCGCGGCGTGTACCTGTGCTACCGAGGCCGAGGCCAGCGGCTGGCTATCGAAGCGGGCGAACACCTCGCTCACCGGCGCGCCCAGCTGGCGCTCGATCAGGGCGATGGCCTGATCCTCCGGGAACGGCGGTACGCGATCCTGCAGGTGCGCCAGCTCGTCGGCGATGTCCGGAGGCAGTAGATCGCGACGGGTGGACAGCAACTGGCCGAACTTGATGAAGATCGGCCCCAGGTCCTCCAGCGCCAGGCGCAGGCGTGCGCCACGCGACAGCGCCAGCGGCTTGCGTGGCAGCCAGCGCCAGGGCAGCAGGCAGGACAGGGTGCGCAGCCAGAATGGCAGCGGCAGCTCGAAGAGCATCTCGTCCAGTTGATAGCGAATCACTACGCGCTGGATGCGCAGCAGACGGCGAACGGCAAGCAGCTTCATGCGTCGGGCTTATTGGCAGAAGTGAGGCGCTCGATGCGTGCTTCCAGGCGGTCGAGGGCGAGTTTGAGTTGGTCCAGCTCGGCGAAGCGCACATCGGCTTCGCGCTGTCCCACCAGGGTTCGTGATTCTTCGGCCAGGTAGTCGGCCAGGTCTTGCTTGAGGCTGGCGGCGCCGTTGCTGGCCAGGTTCACCCGGCTGCGCAAATGGCCGGCGAGCAGGGTAGTGGCTACCGGGCCGAGCCAGCGCGAAATTTCGTATTCCCAGTCCAGCTCGAGATCCTGCAGGACGCCAGCCAGTTGCAGCAGTACGGCGCTGTCGCCATCGAGCGATACTTCCGGGCGATGCAGCACGGCGGTCTTCTCGCGGCTCAGCGCCAGGCGTGCCAGGCTGGCAGCCGGTGCGGTGAGGGTGCAGTCGGCCGGGGCGTGCCACTGCGAAGCCAGTTGCAGGCCGTCGCCGCTGGGCAGGATGAACAGCTCCATTGCCGGGCTCTGGCAGTGCACGGCGATAACCTTGCCGCTGAGTGCCTGGAGACGTGGCAGTGCCGTGCCATCGAGGCGCAGGACGCGATTGAGGCCCGTCTCGACGCCAGCCAGCAAACCCGTGATCAGCATTAAGGCTTTATGCCTCTGTGCAGGGCGACGATGCCGCCGGTCATGTTGTGGTAGGTCACGCGCTCGAAACCAGCGTCGACCATCATCGCCTTGAGAGTTTCCTGATCCGGGTGCATGCGGATCGACTCGGCGAGGTAGCGGTAGCTGTCCGAGTCATTGGTGATCAGCTTGCCGGCCAGCGGCATGAAGCTGAACGAGTAGGTGTCGTAGGCCTTGGCCAGCAGCGGGTTGCCTGGTTTGGAGAACTCCAGCACCAGCAGTCGCCCGCCCGGCTTGAGCACGCGCAACATGGAGCGCAGGGCATCTTCCTTGTGCGTTACGTTGCGCAGGCCGAAGGCGATGGTGACCACGTCGAAGTGGTTGTCCGGGAAGGGCAGCTTCTCGGCGTCGGCCTGGACGAACTGCACGTTGCCGGCCACGCCCTTGTCCAGCAGGCGATCACGACCGACCTTGAGCATGGAGTCGTTGATGTCGGCCAGCACCACTTCGCCGGTCGGACCGACCAG harbors:
- the tatB gene encoding Sec-independent protein translocase protein TatB, which codes for MFDIGFSELLLVGLVALVVLGPERLPGAVRTAGLWVGRIKRSFNSIKAEVEREIGADEIRRQLHNERILELEREMKAMKQDILDTANLKPGSEASKSAETTQPAAQDKNPQP
- the tatA gene encoding twin-arginine translocase TatA/TatE family subunit; protein product: MGFGGISIWQLLIILLIVVMLFGTKRLKNLGSDLGDAIKGFRKSMDNGEAEKPAVEEPKGQTIDAQARKVEEPAKKD
- a CDS encoding phosphoribosyl-ATP diphosphatase, whose protein sequence is MSDTLSRLAEVLEARKGAAPDSSYVASLYHKGLNKILEKVGEESVETILAAKDAATSGDCKDLIYETADLWFHSLVMLAALGQHPQAVLDELDRRFGLSGHAEKAARPQSE
- the hisI gene encoding phosphoribosyl-AMP cyclohydrolase, whose protein sequence is MNDWLDEIHWNEDGLVPAIAQDHQTGRILMMAWMNRESLALTVSEQRAIYWSRSRGKLWRKGEESGHVQKLHELRLDCDADVIVLMVEQLGGIACHTGRESCFYRVYENGSWKTVDAVLKDPHAIYAGHSHE
- the ubiB gene encoding ubiquinone biosynthesis regulatory protein kinase UbiB, whose translation is MKLLAVRRLLRIQRVVIRYQLDEMLFELPLPFWLRTLSCLLPWRWLPRKPLALSRGARLRLALEDLGPIFIKFGQLLSTRRDLLPPDIADELAHLQDRVPPFPEDQAIALIERQLGAPVSEVFARFDSQPLASASVAQVHAAQLKTGEEVVVKVVRPGLKPVIRQDLAWLFLIARIAEKASADARRLHPVEVVGDYEKTIYDELDLLREAANASQLRRNFEGSPLLYVPQVYWDLCRPQVLVMERIYGIPVTDLATLADQRTDMKLLAERGVEIFFTQVFRDSFFHADMHPGNIFVSTRTPWSPQYIAIDCGIVGSLTDEDQNYLARNLLAFFKRDYRKVAQLHIDSGWVPAETKVNEFEAAIRTVCEPIFEKPLKDISFGQLLLRLFQTARRFNMEVQPQLVLLQKTLLNIEGLGRQLYPDLDLWSTAQPYLERWMRERISPLHLLRNLQQQAEQVPHLSQIARDTLERLQRSQQREEQRPNRDQWPLRLLGAALIGAGTLQGLAPLLAAWPAWLMVGGGLYLVLRR
- a CDS encoding ubiquinone biosynthesis accessory factor UbiJ; this encodes MLITGLLAGVETGLNRVLRLDGTALPRLQALSGKVIAVHCQSPAMELFILPSGDGLQLASQWHAPADCTLTAPAASLARLALSREKTAVLHRPEVSLDGDSAVLLQLAGVLQDLELDWEYEISRWLGPVATTLLAGHLRSRVNLASNGAASLKQDLADYLAEESRTLVGQREADVRFAELDQLKLALDRLEARIERLTSANKPDA
- the ubiE gene encoding bifunctional demethylmenaquinone methyltransferase/2-methoxy-6-polyprenyl-1,4-benzoquinol methylase UbiE; this encodes MSDPRKAQEQEPTTHFGFQDVPESQKAEKVAEVFHSVAAKYDLMNDVLSGGLHRLWKRFTIELSGVRPGNRVLDIAGGTGDLTRKFSSLVGPTGEVVLADINDSMLKVGRDRLLDKGVAGNVQFVQADAEKLPFPDNHFDVVTIAFGLRNVTHKEDALRSMLRVLKPGGRLLVLEFSKPGNPLLAKAYDTYSFSFMPLAGKLITNDSDSYRYLAESIRMHPDQETLKAMMVDAGFERVTYHNMTGGIVALHRGIKP